In a single window of the Gossypium hirsutum isolate 1008001.06 chromosome D02, Gossypium_hirsutum_v2.1, whole genome shotgun sequence genome:
- the LOC107907878 gene encoding very-long-chain 3-oxoacyl-CoA reductase-like protein At1g24470 — MQPTWLLALSFLGFLSFLTHSISLLNWVFTTFLRPPKNLNNYGSWALITGATDGIGKAFANQLAHQGLNLILVSRNLNKLKTVSAEIRAQFPHLKIKVVAHDFSGNLSAGVGLIEEAVKGVEVGVLINNVGITYPRAMYFHEVEEEVVKGIIRVNLEGTTWVTRAVLPEMLNRKRGAIVNVGSGASIVVPSHPLYTIYAATKAYIDKLSRSLYVEYKLRGIDVQCQVPLYVATNLASKVASIEKSMFVPSPEDYAKAAIRQIGYEPRCTPYWSHAVQWCFARLLPDVLLDAWRLSIALRRRAEVLA, encoded by the exons ATGCAGCCCACATGGTTGTTGGCTCTCTCATTTCTAGGTTTCCTCTCCTTTCTCACCCACTCCATTTCCCTTCTCAACTGGGTTTTCACCACTTTTCTCAGAccacccaagaacctcaacaacTATGGTTCATGGGCTCTCATCACCGGAGCTACCGACGGAATAGGGAAAGCCTTTGCCAACCAACTAGCTCATCAAGGCCTTAACCTTATACTCGTCAGTAGGAACCTAAACAAGCTGAAAACAGTTTCAGCTGAAATCCGAGCCCAATTTCCCCATCTAAAGATCAAGGTCGTGGCCCACGATTTCTCCGGCAATCTATCGGCTGGTGTCGGGTTAATAGAAGAGGCGGTGAAGGGGGTGGAAGTTGGTGTGTTGATCAACAACGTGGGGATAACGTACCCTAGAGCCATGTATTTCCATGAGGTGGAGGAGGAAGTGGTGAAGGGGATTATTAGAGTGAATTTGGAAGGGACGACCTGGGTTACCAGAGCGGTGCTGCCGGAGATGTTAAATAGGAAGCGCGGTGCGATTGTCAACGTCGGTTCTGGTGCTTCCATTGTTGTCCCTTCGCATCCTCTTTACACAATCTATGCCGCTACAAAAGC GTATATAGATAAGTTATCGAGATCTCTGTATGTGGAATATAAACTAAGAGGGATTGACGTGCAATGCCAG GTACCGCTATATGTGGCAACAAATTTAGCATCCAAAGTAGCATCAATCGAGAAATCTATGTTTGTCCCATCGCCTGAAGATTATGCCAAAGCGGCGATCCGCCAAATAGGCTATGAGCCACGGTGCACGCCGTACTGGTCTCACGCTGTTCAGTGGTGTTTCGCACGGTTGCTACCCGATGTCCTTCTTGATGCTTGGCGTCTCTCAATCGCCCTCCGAAGGCGAGCAGAGGTCCTTGCATAA